Part of the Kamptonema formosum PCC 6407 genome, GGGCTATAGTCAGCGGGTTGTTGACTTGGCTGAGCTTGTTGCCCAGAAGTGGCAATCCTAGAGGTTTTGAACTTTTAACCCCGGACAAACGCAGATGAATGTAGATGGTTTTAGCCATTTTTAGTCATCTGCGTTTATTTTGTTAATTGTTAATTGGTAATGGCTAATGGCTAATGGCTAATGGCTAATGGCTAATTACCCATCTTCCCTATCTTCCCCATCTTCCCCATCTCCCCTTCTTCCCCTCTCTTCCTCTTTCCCTAGTCCCTAGTCCCTAGCCCCTAGCCCCTTCTTTAGTAATTGGTAATTAATAAGATTGCCTACATAATATATGTTAAAATTATTATTTGCATTATATTTTTCAATTTTCTTCTCCTTAATAAGTGTAACAAATCACCAGAAAAAATCCTTTGATAATTTTTTAGTTTTAGCAAAGTTACCAATAGTTATAGCAACTTTCTTGACAATTAAGACTTACATAACGCCTCCCTCTGAGCGGTTAGAATACCGCCTAGAAGGCGGCGTTACGGATGTATGTTCTAATGGTCTTGGCGACGGCTATATCAACATACAAAATCAAGTATTAGGCGAAATAAAAATTAGTAAAAATATTAAATATAGCTTATTGCAAGCTTTCCTAGAAAAATCAATCCAAAATGAAGTCCATCGCACTTTTAGACGACTAAAACCAATTTTTAATACTTGGTTAATTATTCTGCTGATGCTATCTACAAGCGGAGTCGTAGGGGTTTTGCTACTACTGGGAAAATTAGCTAAAGAAATGGAGGTTTACAGCCAAGAACTTGACGGTATTAAGTATGATGCTCTCTCTCAACTTAATTATATCGCTGCTGACGCAGAAAAGGTATTAAGTGAAATCAAAGAAAAGCTGAAAATTGCTAATAAGTAAAAGCTGGTGCTTGATCCTAACGATATATCCCCACCAACGGAAGAGTTAGGAAGAAGGAAGAAGGAAGAAGGATTTACTTAACGATTAACAATCTTATACCAAATCAGGCTTTACTACCCATTTATTGTCATTGCGAGCAAAGCGAAGCAATCGCAGAGACTAGGCGATTGCTTCGCTTTGCTCGCAATGACAGATTATTGCTAATACATAATACAGGACTTACGCACGCTCGGTCAAAAACCCGGTTTCTGCGCCACTATTTCTCGACAAAAGCGATGATTTTGGTCAGAAACCGGGTTTTTTGCCTAAGTCCTAATATAGCAACCGCCAAGATTGTTAGGAGATCGTTCTGAATTACTCAATCCCTTACTTTTCTCCTATTTTCCTTCTCTTCCCCTAGCCCATAGTTTCTAACCGGCTTGGCGGTTGCTATACTTCTGCAATAGCAAATCCAACTTATCTTTAGTTGCCTGGGGAACTTTATCTAGCGGAGTTAAAATCGCATACTTTAATGCTGAATGTGCCTCAGAATGGGGAGGATTTTTACTTAAACGTCGTACTGTTTCTTGAATAGCTTTTTGGGCATTAACCGCATTTTTATGCAAATTTGCGATTACCATTTCTACAGTTACGCTATCGTGATCTGAATGCCAACAATCATAATCGGTAACTAAGGCTAAAGTTGCATAAGCAATTTCAGCTTCTCTCGCCAACTTTGCCTCTGTTAAATTCGTCATCCCAATTACCGTTGCACCCCAACTACGATACAAATGGGACTCAGCTTTTGTGGAGAAAGCTGGCCCTTCCATGCAGATATAAGTACCGCCTCGGTGGAGAGTGACATCGGGAAGATTCAGAGATGCGATCGCATCTCCCAATATTTTCGCCAACTCGCCGCAAACCGGATCGCCGAAAGTAATGTGAGCAACAATTCCCTCACCAAAAAATGTAGAAATTCGCTCCTTTGTCCGGTCAATAAACTGATCGGGTACAACCATATCTAAGGGTTTTGCCTCTTCCTTCAAAGAACCAACGGCCGAAGCTGAGATTAAATACTCAACCCCCAAACTTTTCATGGCATAAATATTAGCTCGGAATGGCAATTCTGAAGGCAAAAGA contains:
- a CDS encoding S-methyl-5'-thioadenosine phosphorylase yields the protein MAQAKIGIIGGSGLYKMDALKDVEEVQINTPFGSPSDALILGTLEGTRVAFLARHGRNHTLLPSELPFRANIYAMKSLGVEYLISASAVGSLKEEAKPLDMVVPDQFIDRTKERISTFFGEGIVAHITFGDPVCGELAKILGDAIASLNLPDVTLHRGGTYICMEGPAFSTKAESHLYRSWGATVIGMTNLTEAKLAREAEIAYATLALVTDYDCWHSDHDSVTVEMVIANLHKNAVNAQKAIQETVRRLSKNPPHSEAHSALKYAILTPLDKVPQATKDKLDLLLQKYSNRQAG